The segment TCCAAAATCCCTCTTTGTCTTTAAATCCGCTACATACTATTGGCGAACAAATATCCGAACCTTTACTACTACATAAAAAAATGAATAAAAGAAATGCCCTAAATAAAGCAAAAGATCTCTTAAAAACTATGGGATTTAACAATCCTTCAAAATATGTAAAAATGTATCCATATCAACTTTCTGGAGGAATGAATCAGAGGATTCTTCTTTCCATTTCTATGACTTTAAGCCCTTCAATTATAATTGCCGATGAACCTACAAAAGGTCTTGATATTGATTTAGTTAGAGATATAATTGAAGAGTTTAATACTGTAAAAAGAATAAATAACTCCTCCCTTCTTTTAATAACTCATGACCTTTCTATTGCAAGAGAACTATCAGATAGAATTGCAATAATGTATTCAGGGGATATAGTTGAAATAGGAGAGACAAAAACCTTTTTTAAAAATCCTTTGCATCCTTATTCTAAGATTCTTCTTGATAGTTTACCTGAAAGAGGATTTAATCCTCCAAAAGGAAGCTCCCCTTCTATGGTAAATATACCAAGTGGATGTAAGTTTCATCCAAGATGCCCATATAAGGAAAAGAGATGTAGTGAGAAAATTCCACCTATATCTTCTGTTGACAAAAGAGATGTGAGGTGTTATCTATTTCAGTGATTATTGAAAACGTTTCAAAATCATATCATTATGGACTTTTATCTAAAAAATTAGATCCAATATTGTCCAATATATCTTTAGAGCTAACTAAGGGAAAAACAGTTGGGTTAGTTGGACCATCAGGAGTAGGGAAAACAACTCTTGCAAAGATAATAATGGGATTAGAAAAACCAACACATGGTAAAATCTTAGTTGACAATACAGATATTTGGGCAGCATCTGTGGAAGATAGAATTAACTCATTAAAAAAGATTAAAATGGTTTTCCAAGATTCTCAAGGATCTTTAAATCCGAGGAAAACTATAAAACAAACACTTTATGAAACAGCAAATTTGATTGGAATTGAAAATTCTAAAATCGAATCAGTAATATTAGAATTACTAGATACTGTAGGCCTATCTTCAGATATATTTTGTCGTTATCCTCATCAAATTTCTGGCGGGCAAAATCAAAGAGTGGCACTTATGAGGATTCTACTAGTTCAACCCGAATATATTATTCTAGATGAACCAACATCTGCACTCGATATAGCAGTACAGGCCCAGATACTTGATTTATTAAAAAATTTGCAAAAAGAAATGAAATTTGGATATCTTTTGATATCTCACAATATCCCTTTAATAGAGTTTATGTCTGATACTATTGTGGCTTTAGAACAAGGCTTAATTACATTTAATGGCGATACAAAAGAGTTTAGAAAATTTAATAATAAAAAATAAAAAGAATTATAAATTTAACATATTTAGAGCCATCTGATTACTTTTCTTTCTTATCAAAGTCTCTCCATGCGTCTGCTATTTTTACCTCTAGTTTGTCTAGATCGCTTAGAATCATTTCTCTTAATTTTTTAGCCTCTACCTCTTTTTTACCCCTTGAAAAGGCTATTGCACTAGCAGAAACATTTTCAATAACATCCTTTACCCATCTTCTGTTCATCACGCCGGCTTCTCTCGCAGCAGCCATAATTGACGCTTTCAGCTTTTCTTCATCGAATCTTTCCCTTCTCCCATCCTTTTTAATAACGTCTGTCATACATCCTTAATTAATAACTTCAAAATATTTAAAATTTGCTGTTCTCTTATCAGTTCTATCTAGTAACAGACACTATCTTAATCACAATGAGAACATTCAAACTCTATCGCAGTATGTTGTTTTTTATATTTCTCTTTTATTTTATTCAAATCATTTTTAAGAAAAGATTGTCCCTCAAATCCTAAGTGATTTTCATCGGGACTATGGGGAGGCATAGATGGCTAGTCCTTTAGCCGAATAACTCTAAGGATTAAAGATCTCTCCACCATGCTTTTGAAATACACTTATCGCATGTAGAGGTTTTTTCGTTCCAACAATCATCGCAACAAATATCTCCACAAACTAAACACGTGTGTGTGTGCGTCGTATGACCGCATTTGCCACATTGCTTTTCTTCAGAAATATAAATCCACTTGCCAAGAGAACTCATTTTTATCACTCCTAAATGTCCAACTGTTAATTAAATATGGGCTTTACATAAGTATAAGGATTTGTAAAAAAACATGTAAAACATGTAAATTCATGGTGAGAAAATTTCCCTTCCTTTATTTGTCAATTCAACAACTTTGTTTCTACCTTTAATCGAAACAATGAGATAATTCGAAGTAGTAAGGTAATTCATCCTTTTGCCAATAGTTGGCCTAGTTATATTGATCTCTCGCCCTATATCTGAAAATGTGGGCTTAACTCCAATTAAATTTTTATCATACACAAATTTTAGAATTTCTAACATATTTTCTGGGAGTTGATCCTTCTCTATGGGAGTAATATTTGCGGTCTCCTTCTCTATATGCCTTATTTCGACAGGAGTGAATAGTTCTGGGTCAGCTGAAATAATAACTGTAATTCCTCTAAGATATGCTATCTCCCTTAAGTGATGGACAAATGATAATAATTTAGTAAAATCATTTTTAGAAAGGAGATAATCCACCCTATCTATTAAGACAAAGCTTTTTCTAGGTATGTTTTCTAAATACTTTTCAATTTCTGTAAAATCTGGAGATAGAGAACTTCTTTTATCTTTTTCTGAAATCCATAAATAATTGTATTTTCCTTTTATCTGACCAGAATAATCAGATTGAGAAGCCCTTGTTAGTATGTATCCAGAATATCCGACTTTTAGTAGGTCATTAAAGGCTTCAATTGAAACAAGGCTTTTTGCTTCTTTTACAAGGTAAATTTTTCCAGTTTCTAGATTAAATTTCATTAGCTGGCGTTTCATTTTTTCTTCAGTTAGTTTTCTTTCAGTTATGTCCCTAACGATACTCAAGACAAAAGATTTTTTCTTAAGCTTGATTATTTTACTGCAGATTTCAACAGAGATTGTTCTATAATCTTTTGTTATGACTTCTGTTTCAAAACAGTAATAGCTTCTCTTCTTAAGTTCTTCAAACATCTCATTTAGCATCTCAACATATTCAGGAGGGTGGATATCTTTAGGGGCCATATTTAGAAGTTCAGATTTTTCATAACCCAAAAGGTCAGATGCAATCTGATTTGTTTCAATAAAGTTCCCATCGAGTTCGTGTATAAATATGGCATCACTTGCATTATTGAAAAGAGTTCTGAATTTTAGTTCGCTTTCTTTTAATGCCTGTTCTGAGTATTTCCTTTCTATTATATGTCCCAACTTTTCAACAATTGCTAGAATTAATTTCCTTTCAGCTGTAAGAAAAGGACCTTCCTCAAGTTCTGGCCTTTCTTCTAGATAAAAAACTTCAAGTTTTCCAATATTGTTATTGTAATAGTTTATTGGGGCATCAAGTTTCCATTTAGTTTCTTTAAAATTAGATGTTTTAAATTCTTGACCCTCTAGCTTTATTCTAGCACAAGCTATTTCCGGATACTTCCATCCCGGGGGTATAATCTCTACAATTTTTTGGAATAATTCCTCAAGCGGTATATTTGTTACTTCATTTATCTTAGATATATCGTATAGACAGTTAAGTTCCTTTACCCGTTCTTTTAAATTGTCAAGAAGAATATCTTTTTCTTTTTCTAGATCTTCTAGCTTATTCTTTATCTTTTCAAGATCAGTAATTTTTGATTGTTGCATTGATAGCTCTTTAATAAGCTCTTCTCTTGACGCATTTTCGTAACTTTTCAATTAATCACATCAGTATATAAATGGCCGAGATTAAGTTCAATATGCCTTGTTTTGTATTAAATATGCCAACGACTTTAAAAGGATTTATATCAATAAATCCAAAATAAAAATGCTCAAAGATTATTATTAATAATCGTTGGACTCTTTTTAATTTGTCGTAATTAATCTCTATGAAATAAAAGGAGGTATTACCATAGAAAATCAGTATTATTTTGATAAGAATGATCCTAAAGACATGGAAGAAGTTGTTAACACTGCAATAAGACTCATTAGAGAGGGGGCAGAATTTCAATTTTTAGAATTTGAATTAATAGGTAAAAATAAAGTTATTAAATACTGTGAAATAACAGCTATTGAAGAATGACGTCATTCGAGGAGTAGTAAGCAAAAACTTGTGAAGCATATATCTTCCTTAGGAACTACTTTTAGTTCATATCCTGCATTCTTTACAGTCTTAAATACATCAATACCCGCACCTTCCATTGAGGGTCTTGCAATTCTTCTGTAAACACATCTTCTTTTATCAAATAAAGATGGATTTTGAACTTGGTCAGCGCTACAGTCGTCGCATAATTTACAAGTACCTGCACCGTATGCAAATGCTTTGTAGAGGCCGTTAAGAAAAGCTTCCCTTTCTAAATCTGCCATGAGCTTTTGAATACCTCGCCATTCCATTCTGTCTTTAATTTCTCCAAAATTTACTATCATAGCTTTGCTGTATTCTTTCAATCTTTTTCTTGTCTCTTCTGGAGGCTGAACGTAAGGGGGGCATGTATACTTCTTTCCGTACTGAGTACATCCAAATTCACACTTTTGCCTTACCCAATCATTAACAGAAATATCCTCAATTGGGATTATTTTTGCAGAGGTTGCGCCTTTACTAATCGCCATCTGGATTAATTTGTCGTATATTTCTTTCAATTTATCACTTTTATTAAGATAAAATCTAGATTTATATAGTTTCCTAGGCTTATTTATATTTCAGTAAACGGAAAACCCCTTTAGATGGTTTGTAAATCTTGTCAGGAAATTTTTCGACGAGTTTCCAGACACATCCGTTGACAGTTTTTGGATGGAATGTGGGGTCTGACGCCTCAATCTTTGAAAGTAGCTCTGACCAGCGCAGGCCTTCTGGATGTTTCTCAAGTAATTCAAATGCTTTTGCGTATATACGTTCAGTGACTTTGGATGATTGCATACTTGGTTTTGGTGTTTTTACCATACTAAAGTTATTCATTATTATGCTAATAATATTTGTGGAATGGGGAGGCAATACATCTAAAAACTGCAAATGGGGAAAGAAAGAATTTACATACATAGGGGATAGCTTAACCTCACCTTAATATTAGAGGATTAATTATAAAAATGAGAAAGATGATTAACTATTGGTGATAAAATGGAAATGCCTCAAAATGTTATAGATTTAATCCAACAGCAACATCTAGCCTTTGTTTCAACTTCAACTACAAATGGGATGCCAAATGTATCCCCAAAGGGAAGTATATCTGTTATTGACAAAAACAGATTGGTCTTTGCTGAAATTGCATCACCACATACAATAACAAATCTAAGGAGTAATCCAAATGTTTCCTTATATGTTCTTGACAGAGAAAACAATAAAGGGGTCCAAATTAAGGGAAAGGCAACTTTGATGGATACAGGCCCCGTATTTGAAAATATAGCTAAAGCATTGAAGGAGAAGATGCCACAACTCCCACCAGCAAACTATGCAGTCTTAATAGATGTTTCAGAGATATTCCCTTATAGGATGTAATTTAATTTTTTTTATTTTATTGTTAATTTTTACTAATGTTATAGGGCGTTTTAATATAAAAAATAATTTCTTCTGTAATCAATTAAATAAAGTATCTTTCCTACATAGCTTTCATTATTTCATCCGCAAATTCTTTTAATTTAGTTTCATACTCTTCCTCAGGTGGGCCTTTCATACTATTAACTTTTATTTTTAGCCCATTTGAGACCTTTTCCATTCCTTTATCGTTAAGTATTTCTTCCATTGTATCGACAGCTTTAGATTCTGGCCCCAAGCACGTTGTTATAACTGCATATCTTTTTCCTTCTTTTTCTTTAATCTTATTCAGGTAACCCTTCATCTTAAAACTGACATTTCCGAAATGAGTAGGCGCACTAAAAATGTAGACATCTACTTGCGGTATGGACTTAGGTTTGATATCTTTTATAGAATAAATCTCAACTTGATTCTCTTTTTCTCTAAGATATGATCCCAAATACTCAACACATCTTTTTCCTATCCCATACTTTGAGTCATACAATATACATATCTTCATCTAAACACCTTTCTAGATTATTGATTCATAAATTTATTAAATTCAATTCTCAAATTCCTTCTCTATTTCCTGCTTAAACATTCTTCGCGCTATAAAATCAAATAAGCTTCCTGCAGGCTTCTTTATCAATCCTAAAGAGGTAGGATAATAGTAGTCTGATTCAAACCATCCTTTTTCTTTATAATATTTATAATCCTTGAGATTTTTATCAAGATACTTTATACTCGTTCGTGCTGCCCTAAAAGTGAATAGTCTGAAGAATGAAGGGGGTGGAGTAGGTCTTATAAGTTCTTTGTAAAATCTGATTGCCGCTTTATTTACTTCTTCGGATAATTTTCTCTGTTGAATCTCAGTCATAGGTCTATGTGTTACAACACTGCATCCTTTTGATACATGAAAACCCAAACTTTCTCCTGTAGTATATAGATACTTTAGTACGTCTTTTCCACCATAAACTCCTTCGGTTACAATGGCAGTTGCAGCCTTGTCAAAGAATCTCGGGCGATGATAAATAAATGCCATTCGATCAATAAAATTCTTCATGCGGGCAGTTACTTGAAATGTATAATTGGGCGTAGCAAAAATTACGCCATCCGAATTCTCAATTTTATTAAGTAATGCGTCCCTGTCGTCTTTTGAAGGGCAGTATTCTTCCCCTTTTAAAAAACAATTTAAGCAACTATGACAAAGTTCTAGGCGGTAGTCCTTTAAAAATACAATTTCAAAATCTATTTCTCCAAGTTCCTTCAAGCTTTTCTCGAATTCTAATACTGCCTTATACGTAGCTTGCTTGCTATCTGTGCCAATAAACGCTGTTACCTTTTTCATAATAATCTCCTTATATAGACTTATTAATACTTATTTCATCCATTACCTAATTTATAAAGTTTCCAACCCAATGCGATAAACCATATGTTGAAAAGCATCCACCACCAAAAATAGTTAATCCCTATTATGGGAAAAAGTGGCACAGCAATAAACGCAGCTATTGATGTAAGAATTCCAAGATACGCAACTTTCTTATTGAATATGCCTTTTAGCATTACAAGTGATAGAATTAAGATGCTGATAGCAAACACGGGTTCGTACACTGGATTAAAAGCATTGTTCATTGCCAGAAGAGCTTCAGCGGCAGTGGCCAAGGATGCTCTTTGGATTTCATTTGCTGTCTGGTAGTTTTGTGCTAGATACACTAGACCAACCAATACTGGGTAGTAAGCAATAAAAAGAATGTGGATTACTATTGCGATGATTGAGCCAATAGCCGCCATACTTTTATCTATTGTTTTAAGTGCAACAAACAAGGCTGCAAAAGTAATTATTGCAAAAAAACTAGCACATAAAACAAGAGATTGAAGAGAAATCCACCAAACATAGCCATTTTCAATGATGTAGTTAATTACATCAGTTCCATTGACCATGCCAATTAATTGTGTGTGATTTATAAACATGAAAAATGGAAAGACAAGCGCAAGCAGTACATATAAGATTGCAGATATACCTCCTGCTTTATAAAGACCTTTCCAGGTTGGATCTGGACTATCATCAATTTCATTTTTTGATAGTTGATTTTTTGGCAGCATATTAATAAAAATGGATTCATACTATAAATAAGTTTTGGATTTTTCCGATAATGAAACTTTTGAAGAGAGTGGTGAATCTAAATACAAATTTATCGTATATTAAGTTAAACTGAATCATTTTTAGATATGCGCCCTAATAGAAATCTATAAAAAATAATCCTAAGTCTTAACTTCAGTGACATTATGGAAATACATTTTGAGCGGATGAGCGAAGAGCATAGAAAAGATGTAATAGATATTTTTAACTACTATATTGAAAATGGATTTGCGGCATATCCTGATAATAAACTCCCCTATGAATTTTATGACATGTTTCTTATAATTACGAAGGATTATCCTGCTGTAGTGATTAAATCCGATAGAAATGAAGTGATAGGGTTTGGATTTATCCATTCTTATAGCCCTTTTTCAGTATTTAAAGAAACTGCAGAAATATCTTATTTTATTAAAGAAGAGGCAACTGGCCAAGGCATTGGTAAAAAGACTTTAGACTATATAGAATCAGAAGCAAAAAAAATGAACATATCTAGTATCTTAGCTAGCATCTCTTCAATAAACGAGGGGAGTATAAACTTTCATGCAAAAAATGGATTTAAAGAATGTGGAAGATTTGTAAAAATAGGAAAGAAATTTGATAAATACTTTGATGTAGTATGGATGCAAAAAATGCTATAATTTTTTTAGATTATTATTTTCTAGCATATTTATAAATAAAAAATATTACTTGGATATCTGGTGCCCAAATGAAATGTCCTATGTGCGGATTTGAGACAGATTTAACCTACTGCCCTAACTGTGGCTTGTACCCCTTAGAGCAAGATACGGTTAAATGTAGTT is part of the Methanofastidiosum sp. genome and harbors:
- a CDS encoding ABC transporter ATP-binding protein — its product is MKILEIDSLNVEFTTPIGPVYAVNNASFAINSNETLALVGETGCGKSVIANTIMRLLPQNSKVSGRILFKGNNILNATDIEIERIRQQEIAIVFQNPSLSLNPLHTIGEQISEPLLLHKKMNKRNALNKAKDLLKTMGFNNPSKYVKMYPYQLSGGMNQRILLSISMTLSPSIIIADEPTKGLDIDLVRDIIEEFNTVKRINNSSLLLITHDLSIARELSDRIAIMYSGDIVEIGETKTFFKNPLHPYSKILLDSLPERGFNPPKGSSPSMVNIPSGCKFHPRCPYKEKRCSEKIPPISSVDKRDVRCYLFQ
- a CDS encoding ABC transporter ATP-binding protein gives rise to the protein MLSISVIIENVSKSYHYGLLSKKLDPILSNISLELTKGKTVGLVGPSGVGKTTLAKIIMGLEKPTHGKILVDNTDIWAASVEDRINSLKKIKMVFQDSQGSLNPRKTIKQTLYETANLIGIENSKIESVILELLDTVGLSSDIFCRYPHQISGGQNQRVALMRILLVQPEYIILDEPTSALDIAVQAQILDLLKNLQKEMKFGYLLISHNIPLIEFMSDTIVALEQGLITFNGDTKEFRKFNNKK
- a CDS encoding PAS domain S-box protein, with product MKSYENASREELIKELSMQQSKITDLEKIKNKLEDLEKEKDILLDNLKERVKELNCLYDISKINEVTNIPLEELFQKIVEIIPPGWKYPEIACARIKLEGQEFKTSNFKETKWKLDAPINYYNNNIGKLEVFYLEERPELEEGPFLTAERKLILAIVEKLGHIIERKYSEQALKESELKFRTLFNNASDAIFIHELDGNFIETNQIASDLLGYEKSELLNMAPKDIHPPEYVEMLNEMFEELKKRSYYCFETEVITKDYRTISVEICSKIIKLKKKSFVLSIVRDITERKLTEEKMKRQLMKFNLETGKIYLVKEAKSLVSIEAFNDLLKVGYSGYILTRASQSDYSGQIKGKYNYLWISEKDKRSSLSPDFTEIEKYLENIPRKSFVLIDRVDYLLSKNDFTKLLSFVHHLREIAYLRGITVIISADPELFTPVEIRHIEKETANITPIEKDQLPENMLEILKFVYDKNLIGVKPTFSDIGREINITRPTIGKRMNYLTTSNYLIVSIKGRNKVVELTNKGREIFSP
- a CDS encoding DUF2284 domain-containing protein, which produces MKEIYDKLIQMAISKGATSAKIIPIEDISVNDWVRQKCEFGCTQYGKKYTCPPYVQPPEETRKRLKEYSKAMIVNFGEIKDRMEWRGIQKLMADLEREAFLNGLYKAFAYGAGTCKLCDDCSADQVQNPSLFDKRRCVYRRIARPSMEGAGIDVFKTVKNAGYELKVVPKEDICFTSFCLLLLE
- a CDS encoding pyridoxamine 5'-phosphate oxidase family protein produces the protein MEMPQNVIDLIQQQHLAFVSTSTTNGMPNVSPKGSISVIDKNRLVFAEIASPHTITNLRSNPNVSLYVLDRENNKGVQIKGKATLMDTGPVFENIAKALKEKMPQLPPANYAVLIDVSEIFPYRM
- a CDS encoding flavodoxin family protein, with product MKKVTAFIGTDSKQATYKAVLEFEKSLKELGEIDFEIVFLKDYRLELCHSCLNCFLKGEEYCPSKDDRDALLNKIENSDGVIFATPNYTFQVTARMKNFIDRMAFIYHRPRFFDKAATAIVTEGVYGGKDVLKYLYTTGESLGFHVSKGCSVVTHRPMTEIQQRKLSEEVNKAAIRFYKELIRPTPPPSFFRLFTFRAARTSIKYLDKNLKDYKYYKEKGWFESDYYYPTSLGLIKKPAGSLFDFIARRMFKQEIEKEFEN
- a CDS encoding N-acetyltransferase, yielding MEIHFERMSEEHRKDVIDIFNYYIENGFAAYPDNKLPYEFYDMFLIITKDYPAVVIKSDRNEVIGFGFIHSYSPFSVFKETAEISYFIKEEATGQGIGKKTLDYIESEAKKMNISSILASISSINEGSINFHAKNGFKECGRFVKIGKKFDKYFDVVWMQKML